The Alkalispirochaeta americana genome segment GAGCAAGAGATGTTCCCTGGACGGATATCAAGGCCGGGCCATAGGATCGAAATCCCACGTAGACCGCCACCACAAAGAGAAGATGCAACACCAGAATGCCCCGGAGACCTTTGCGTTTTGATCTATCGCTCACAGTAGACGCTCACAGCAGATGCTCACAATCCAGCCGTACCAACTCTGGGAAATCATGAAAGGCCTCAGTGGATACGCCCCATTCTGTCGAGTGGCCAGTAAATAACCATGGATCGGCCCAGAACGTTCTCTTCATGAACCGGGCCAAAGTAACGCCCGTCCCGGGAATTGTCCCGGTTGTCTCCCAGGCCGAAAATGCGCTCCGGGGGCACATACCATCCATTCTCGATAAATTGATAGCGCTGACGATAGCGGGTGTTGTGAGGTGCCGCCGAAAAAAGCGTGCCCTGACGAACCAGCTCGAACGCAAAGGGGTCTCGTATTCCTCTGTGCTGAAGACGTGCCAGGGCCTCAGATTCTTTCCTTGACAGGGAGATATTCAGATCTCTGTAAGCCAGGGCCCGGGCTCCCTCGTGGAGTATCTCGTAGTCGGAATCATCCAGGAGGCGTTGCAGGGTGTAATGCTTTCCCGTGAGTTCCTGAAACTCCTCCTCGGGAACCCAGCGGTCCCCACCGGGAGGGAGAACCTGGAGGTTTCCGTAGAGATCGTTGCGAAACCGATCGCCGCCAACTCCCACGGCACGTTTGATCAAGAGTTGCGCACGGGCCTCGTCGCTGATAGCATCCCGGTCAATATCGACCAGCGATAACGTCAACATATAGATAGTGCGCTGTGCGATGGTAAAGAGTGTTCCTCTACTGATGTAGGAGGGGTTCAGAAAGATGAGCACATCGTTGCGCTGGGGCCTTACAAGACCGGGTAATTTTTGAAGGCCCGGCAGGAGCTCCGGACCATAGAGCATCTTGTTGACGAAAATTCTGTCGCCTTCAATAAAGGTGCGAATCATGGATCCCGAGGGAATTCGATAGGCCTGAAGAAAGAACTGATTGATCACCAGCACAAGAAGCGCCGCTTGAAAGAAGGCCTCGACCCAGTCTCGAACCGGATGCTTGCGAGCCTGTTTCAGACGACTTTTTGCCTTTCTGCGAGCCCTCAGGGTGAGTAGATATTCCGTAAACTGTACCAAGCGGAGAGAGAACGCACGCATGGGACGGAGGCTATCACGCGATAGAAGGGTTGACAAGCACATCGCTCGTTGACACGCCCGAAGGGGCTACCTATACTCCCTAGCTGGAACTGCCCTGAATCGAGCCGCACCAGAACATGGGAAGAATATGAAAAACACCTGGAAAAATATTACCTCCGAAGAAGAGCTTAAAACGGTTTTTGTTACGTTGCCTCCCCTTTTTGGTGTAAAACCTCTGGTTTACGTTCCCCTCATGTGGGCTTTTGCCCTGGTAACGCTCCTCTTCTTTCTTCTGCTTTTCCCCGGGCTCCGTCGCTATGGCTCCATGGTGACTGTAGAGACCGTTCCGGCAGGCTCTTCGGTATATATTGACGGTTTTCTTCAGGGGAAAGCACCTCTTGAGACGTTTCTCCCCGCAGGAAAGAGGGAGATCCGCACAGAACTGGCGGGATTCGAAACGGTACGAAAAACCGTCCCGATTTCCGGTCGTCGTCTGGGAAGTCTCGTGGCTCCTCGACGAACCACCCTGACCGTTCGTTTTGCCAAGGCGGACCGGGGCAAAATCCGGACTGAAACGGTTGCCGACTTTGCAGCCTGGTCCCTGGGTACCGGTCCCGGGGGGCAATTCCAGCACCCTCCCGTGGCACGAGACGGAGCACGCCGACTCTGGACGGCTCTTTCCTTCGACCCACCTGATGCCCCGGGATCTCCTCAGGGCGAAGGCACCCCGCTTGAGACGGAACATCTCCGGAACCTCGTTGCCCATGCCCGCCCCCATCAGATTGCCGATCTTCTGGGAGCCGTACTTCGTATTCAAAACCCCGGAGGTTCTTTTCACGGCGGTTCCGTGGCAAAGGCAGTACAATTTTTTATACATCTTGATAATAAATATCAGGGATTTTACCGCCTCGCTGAGGATCTCTTTCCTGAAGATCTTCTGCGGGCAACGTCGGAGAGCTCCTTCTCTAATGCCGTCGCCGAGTGGTCCCGGACACGCGAGGATAATCGCTCCACCACCATACTGGCCACCTCGGGATTTCTGGAAAAGAGGCCCCCCCATGACATCCAGACCCGAGAAGCAGCACAACTTACGTTTTCCAAAGTTCCCCCAGGCCCCTACATAACTGGCTACCCACTTCACCAGGAAGGATCGTCGGGGAAGGTCATCGATTTTCCCGATTCCTTCTGGATACAGACCAGGTTAGTCAACCGGAGAGATTTCGCCCGTTTCCTCACCGAGAATCCCCAGTGGGCACCCGAGAACAGAGACGATCCGGGGTATTTGCAGGATTGGCCCGAAACATGGCGCGATTGGGTCCACACAGCTCCGGTTCGTCAGAGCCCACCCGAAGCAGAGAAACCCCTGCGCTTTGTCCCTCGTCCGGCAGCAGAGGCCTTTGCCCGATGGGTTCAGGACAGGGCCCGTGAGGAGGGTCAGATACCTTCACATGCGACAGTTCGTCTGCCCTCCTCGGAAGAATGGGAATACGCAGCATTTCTCAACGGCTCCCAGGAAGAATCCCCCGCCGGCACAAACTCCCGACCACAACGGGAAGGAAGCTTCGAGTCCTTCCACCGGTCTCCTCCCGGGGTCCTGGGGCTTGTTTCAATGAGAGGGTTTCTCTGGCAGTGGACCAGCGATTGGTACGGAAATAATGATCAGACCCTTACCCCTTCCCGGGGATATCACGCCACGGTACGGGGCGGAAGTTTCGCAAACTCCCCCACCCTCGACCCGGTGGTTCGAGGCAGCCAACCGCCGGACTGGGCAACACCCTTCCTGGGCTTCAGGCTGGTCCTTCTTGAGGAAAGCCAATGAAGGCCCCCCAAGGATGTTTTTCCCGGGAAATCTTTTTCCCCAGGCCTCCGGTTTTCATGATACAGGACCGAGAGCAACGCAACTGCATCAGGAGCGACAATGGCTGAACGCAAAACTCTCGCACGGAATCGTCGAGCATTTTATGAATACCAGGTAGAGGACACCCTGGAAGTGGGTATCATTCTGCAAGGGACCGAGGTAAAATCCATGCGGCGGGGAAAATTTTCTTTTGCCGACGCCTATGCTCGCATCATACAGAACGAGCTCTGGCTCGTGGGCCTCCATATCACCGAATATACCCACGGGAATCTCTTCAATCACGACCCTACTCGACGAAGAAAACTATTATGCCACGCTGATGAACTCGATCGGCTTCGCCGCCGCGTCGATGAAAAGGGGTTCACCTTGGTGCCTCTGGAGTTCTATCTCAAACAGGGGCTGATAAAAATGGCGCTCGGTGTCTGTAAAGGCAAGAAGCTCTACGACAAACGAGAATCGCTCAAAGCAAAGGATCAGAAGCGGGAGATGGACCGCGAACTCAGAAAGGGACTATAGCCGATGAATGCCAAACCTGATAAAAAAAACCCCGAGGCCGAGCTCCTGGAGTACCTCGACTTCGCACGAAATCTTGCCCGAATCGGCGGAAGCGTCTCCCTCGACTGGTTTGCCCGCCGGGACTTGGCGGTCGAACAGAAAAGCGACGACAGTCCTGTTACCATTGCCGACAAGGCCACGGAGGAGGCAATCCGGGAGGAGATTTCCCGACGATTCCCAGATCACGCGATCCTCGGGGAAGAACAAGGCGGAACCATGGGAGGCCAGGGCTTTCAGTGGGTGATAGATCCCATCGACGGGACAAAGACCTTCATTCGGGGAGTTCCTCTCTACACAACACTGATCGCGCTTTTGCGGGAGGGAGAGCCTGTGGTGGGAGTGATCTACGCTCCTGCTACGGGAGAGATGGTCAGCGCCGCCCTGGGGCATGGAGCCCACGACGAGCGAGGCCGGCCTGTGAGAGTCTCATCGACCACGACCCTTAAAGATGCCTGGTACGCCACCACGGACCCGGTCGATCTTTATAACCACCATCCGGAACTCAGCATCGCCTTGTTACAGCGCTGCCTGGCAGGCAGAACCTGGGCCGATGCCTATGGCTACATGCTCCTCGCGCGAGGCGCAATAGATATCATGACCGACCCCGTCATGTCACCCTGGGATATTGCTCCTCTGGGCGTGATCGTGCGGGAGGCAGGAGGTGCTTTCTGCAATCTTGAGGGGGAAACCCTTGCGATTGGAACAAGTGCGCTGGCCTGCTCCAGCGAAGCGCTTCAGCAGGAAGTGCTGGCCCTCAAGCATGGCACCTCCTGAAAACAAGGACCGAAGAGGTCACCAAAAGCCCTGGAAATATCTTGACACAGCCGGGGATTTTCACGTATTATGAGCCATCTTCAAAGGGCGGTTAGCTCAGTTGGTTAGAGTACATGCTTGACATGCATGGGGTCACTGGTTCAACTCCAGTACCGCCCAAAACCGGCCTCAGGCCGGTTTTTTTATTCTTCTGGCAGTGTAGCACTGCCCCGTTTGGGGGGAGCAATGCGTGTCTGGGGTCCGGTCAATCTTGACCATCACGAGTCACGGGAATTCTCCTGGGGTTCTTTGCGAATTACCTGCACACGAACCCTCACAGACTGGAATCTGGAATATGAAAACCGGGGAATACTCCTGACTGACACGGTCACGGAGCATCGAGTTATTCTTCCGGCGCGTAATTCTTTTCCTCATTTTCTTCCTGCTACTCATGATAAGCCAGTCCTGTTACGCCCGGCCCATCCCATCGCCCTTGCTCCTGGAACATCTGTGCACTATCAGGTCTTTCTCCCCCTCTGGATACAGGTGGTGACAGCGCCTCTGGGCCAGCAGATTCTTTCAGGGGAGGCGTTCCTGGATCTGCCCACATCCCCACTCAAACGAACCTGGTTCGGAACCTTTGAATCGGGCGAATCAGCGTACCAACATCGTTTTACGCCACTCGATGTTCCAGATCAACCGGCAGATCAGTACATGGTACCTCTGACAATTTCTAATGATTCATCTTCGGTTCTATGGTTTGAGCGATTTCTGCTCCGCGTTATTCATCTTGATCTGTTTCAGGCCGAGGATGGTATTGTGAGCAATCATGTGAAAGTTGCCTTTCGGGGAGCTGATCAGTTCAGTCAGATAACCTATGGGGATGGGAAGGCCCTTCGCCGAGGCGGGGCCAGACAATGTTCCTCGCAGCGACAGCCCTCATCGGGGGATCTGATACGCAAGAGCTTTCTCTGGCTGAGAGATCTGGCAGTATGAGCGCTCTCCCCAGTTTTTTCAGGAACCTCTCTGTGGGAACTACCGCTGATTGGGAAAAAATCGTTCTTGGCTTCCTTTTCTTTCTTCTGGGAATCATTTTTCTCCGCATAGTCTCGCAGATTCTCCTTCGCAGCTTTGCTAAGGGCCTTCGTGAACAGACCAGAGAGATTTTCCGAAAAGTTTTTCTCTATACCGGAACCGCTGTCCTCTTTGTGAGCGTTCTGAACGCTACCGGGGTGAGTGTTTCAGGTCTTTTGGGTGCAGCTGGTGTTCTGGGTATTGCCATCGGTATTGCGAGCCAGACGAGTCTGAGCAATATTATCAGCGGCTTTTTTCTTGTTTCCGAGCGATACTTCGAAATAGGTGACGTTCTTCGGGTGGGAGACCAAGTAGGCACGGTGTATTCGGTGGATCTGCTCTCGATAAAGATCAGAACCTTTGATAACGTCCTTCTGAGAATACCCAACCAGAACCTGCTTGAACAGACGATTACCAATATAACCCGCTTCCCTGTCCGGCGGCTGGATTTCATAATAACAATTCCAATCACGCAATCGATCGAGAAGTCTCTGGAGGCTCTTCGCGTTTCAGCTCGCCAATGCGCCCTGGCTCTGGAAGAGCCCGAGCCGATTGTCATGGTAAAGGAGCAAAGCATTCATGGCTGGGCCATTCTTCTGGGAGTGTGGTTTGAACGTCCCAACACCGTTATGGTCAGGAATAGCGTAACTTCAGCTGTGCAGGAACTTTTTCGGGTGCGAGGCCTCAAAATCCAGACGGCTACTATCTCGGTTGAGACAACAGAACCGGCGAGAATGTCGTAACCGGGATTACGGGGGAAATTTTCAGACAAAAAAACCGGAGGGCCTGGCGTCACTGTTGTGGCGTCAAGCTCTCCGGTTTTGGACAGTGGAGGTGGCGGGAGTTGAACCCGCGTCTTAAGGTGCCGGCAAAACGCTTCTACAGGTTTAGTTCGTGCTTGAATGTGTCGGTAACGTATTTGGTGCTCGAACAAACCTTACGCTACTCTATTCCGACAAAGAGTCCCACCGATCAGCCGGAAACAACCGGTGGCAAGTCCTGGTTTCTGTCAAGCAACGGGCTGCTCAGAACGGCGCAACCCGCGCCCGCCCTAGCTACTTACGCAGCAACAGGGAGAAAGTCTGCTTCATCGGCAGATAAAAAAATGTCAATCAGGAGATGACGCTCCACCTGCAACGAGTTACACGGGACCACCTCAATCGAATCCGGAACACCCCCTAAAACATTGTACTCCACAAGAATACGCAAAACGTCTCGGTCAGTCAAGCACCATTGCTATTCCGTGCCCGTCGAGTGACGGGCTAACCAAGAACCACACCCTCCCGTTCAGCCGAAATGTTGGAAAGAGGAAATCTCTGTTCGAGAAGAGGAGAACTACCTGATGGAAGCGATGATTCGTTCTAAAACCTTTTTTCTGTCAAGGGGCTTCACAATATAGTTCTTTGCCCCTACCAGCAGGGATTTCTTCACAAGATCCTGTTTTCCAAGGGCGCTTATCATGACAACCCGTGCGTTTGCATCAAACTCAATAATTTTTTCAAGAGCCGTAACTCCATCCATTTTTGGCATGGTAATATCCATAGTCACAAGATCAATATTAGGATAGAGTTCCTTGTATTTCTCAACTCCCTCGACACCGTCGGCTGCCGAAGCAACAACCTCGAATCCCTCCGATGTAAGGATCTGACCAATCTGTTTGGTAACAAACATGGAGTCATCAACGATGAGCACACGATAGGGCTTTCCATCAGGACTGACCCCCGCCGCTTCGCGCTCATTGATGCTGGGAAAATCTTGTTTTGTTTTCATTGTTAGGTCCTCTCCCTGACAGCTACATTGATCTCGATCCTGCCCATGGGAAGCTCCATGGGAACGATCAGAGCCTCAAAACTTGGATCAGAGACTGTCATGTTGTCCCCGGTAAAAATGGCCGGAGGCGTGAGATCAAATTTGAAACCCAGGTTGTGCAATTTTGTCACGGCTTGCCCGGTAATCATATTTGCAAGCTCCGTGAGGGTCGCCCGAGCCATATCATTCATCTCGGTTACCGGCTCCATATCCATGCTGGTGAGCATGGCGGAGGCAATTTTTATTCCCGTGTCGTGGGTCATGTCAAAGAGAACACGCCCCTCCACGTCCCCCGCAAGACCGACAATCGCGGCAATACCCAGCATTGGCATGGCGGTATTTTTTAAATACAAATCGCCCCGCTTGACTTCCTCGTTGAGCACTTCCGTAAGAATATTGTACGCCGACTCAACAAAAGGGTTGATGTATTCCACTCGCATGATTTACTCCTACCTATAACGGAACATTGAGATAAAATCGTCCGACGGCTCCCAGGCACCGTCTTCCAACAAGTTTTCGTTATCACCCAGGATTAACAACCCCGCAGGCTTCATGGTTTCTTCAAAGATAGCGATTTGCTTCTTTCGTTCGTCGGGTCTCAAAAAGGAAAGCCCATCGCGACAGAAGAT includes the following:
- a CDS encoding S26 family signal peptidase, producing MRAFSLRLVQFTEYLLTLRARRKAKSRLKQARKHPVRDWVEAFFQAALLVLVINQFFLQAYRIPSGSMIRTFIEGDRIFVNKMLYGPELLPGLQKLPGLVRPQRNDVLIFLNPSYISRGTLFTIAQRTIYMLTLSLVDIDRDAISDEARAQLLIKRAVGVGGDRFRNDLYGNLQVLPPGGDRWVPEEEFQELTGKHYTLQRLLDDSDYEILHEGARALAYRDLNISLSRKESEALARLQHRGIRDPFAFELVRQGTLFSAAPHNTRYRQRYQFIENGWYVPPERIFGLGDNRDNSRDGRYFGPVHEENVLGRSMVIYWPLDRMGRIH
- a CDS encoding SUMF1/EgtB/PvdO family nonheme iron enzyme, with amino-acid sequence MKNTWKNITSEEELKTVFVTLPPLFGVKPLVYVPLMWAFALVTLLFFLLLFPGLRRYGSMVTVETVPAGSSVYIDGFLQGKAPLETFLPAGKREIRTELAGFETVRKTVPISGRRLGSLVAPRRTTLTVRFAKADRGKIRTETVADFAAWSLGTGPGGQFQHPPVARDGARRLWTALSFDPPDAPGSPQGEGTPLETEHLRNLVAHARPHQIADLLGAVLRIQNPGGSFHGGSVAKAVQFFIHLDNKYQGFYRLAEDLFPEDLLRATSESSFSNAVAEWSRTREDNRSTTILATSGFLEKRPPHDIQTREAAQLTFSKVPPGPYITGYPLHQEGSSGKVIDFPDSFWIQTRLVNRRDFARFLTENPQWAPENRDDPGYLQDWPETWRDWVHTAPVRQSPPEAEKPLRFVPRPAAEAFARWVQDRAREEGQIPSHATVRLPSSEEWEYAAFLNGSQEESPAGTNSRPQREGSFESFHRSPPGVLGLVSMRGFLWQWTSDWYGNNDQTLTPSRGYHATVRGGSFANSPTLDPVVRGSQPPDWATPFLGFRLVLLEESQ
- the smpB gene encoding SsrA-binding protein SmpB, whose amino-acid sequence is MAERKTLARNRRAFYEYQVEDTLEVGIILQGTEVKSMRRGKFSFADAYARIIQNELWLVGLHITEYTHGNLFNHDPTRRRKLLCHADELDRLRRRVDEKGFTLVPLEFYLKQGLIKMALGVCKGKKLYDKRESLKAKDQKREMDRELRKGL
- a CDS encoding inositol monophosphatase family protein produces the protein MNAKPDKKNPEAELLEYLDFARNLARIGGSVSLDWFARRDLAVEQKSDDSPVTIADKATEEAIREEISRRFPDHAILGEEQGGTMGGQGFQWVIDPIDGTKTFIRGVPLYTTLIALLREGEPVVGVIYAPATGEMVSAALGHGAHDERGRPVRVSSTTTLKDAWYATTDPVDLYNHHPELSIALLQRCLAGRTWADAYGYMLLARGAIDIMTDPVMSPWDIAPLGVIVREAGGAFCNLEGETLAIGTSALACSSEALQQEVLALKHGTS
- a CDS encoding mechanosensitive ion channel family protein, yielding MSALPSFFRNLSVGTTADWEKIVLGFLFFLLGIIFLRIVSQILLRSFAKGLREQTREIFRKVFLYTGTAVLFVSVLNATGVSVSGLLGAAGVLGIAIGIASQTSLSNIISGFFLVSERYFEIGDVLRVGDQVGTVYSVDLLSIKIRTFDNVLLRIPNQNLLEQTITNITRFPVRRLDFIITIPITQSIEKSLEALRVSARQCALALEEPEPIVMVKEQSIHGWAILLGVWFERPNTVMVRNSVTSAVQELFRVRGLKIQTATISVETTEPARMS
- a CDS encoding response regulator; amino-acid sequence: MKTKQDFPSINEREAAGVSPDGKPYRVLIVDDSMFVTKQIGQILTSEGFEVVASAADGVEGVEKYKELYPNIDLVTMDITMPKMDGVTALEKIIEFDANARVVMISALGKQDLVKKSLLVGAKNYIVKPLDRKKVLERIIASIR
- a CDS encoding chemotaxis protein CheX, coding for MRVEYINPFVESAYNILTEVLNEEVKRGDLYLKNTAMPMLGIAAIVGLAGDVEGRVLFDMTHDTGIKIASAMLTSMDMEPVTEMNDMARATLTELANMITGQAVTKLHNLGFKFDLTPPAIFTGDNMTVSDPSFEALIVPMELPMGRIEINVAVRERT